GCAGCGTCGCCGCCCTCGGCTGGGGGTGGCGACACACCTACCTCGCCCTGCCGCTGATCCCCGCGATCGTGCTGGCAGCGATCGCGGTCTGGTCGGCGGTGCGGTCACGGACCGGATAGTTCCGCTCTCAGTTTTGATATCGGCGAGGGAACCCTTATTCTGGGGGTTGGCGTTGGTCCGATAACCGGAGCGATGCAACTGCAGTACACGCCGTACACCGCGCCCGTGTTCCTCTCGGCAGTGGTGGGTCTCGGTGTCGGTGCGTTCGCGTTCCAGCACCGCGAGCGACCGGGTGCCTTCCCGCTCGGGGTGTTCATGCTCGGCGCGAGCCTCTGGTCGTTCGCCGAGGGGATGAACCTCGCGGCGGCGACGCTGGGGCCGAAGTTCTTCTGGACGCGCATGGAGACGCTGTTCTCGTGTGCGATTCCGATCGCGTGGCTGGCGGTCGTACTGGAGTACACCGGCAACGACGAGTGGCTCACGCCTCGGACGATCGCGCTCCTGCTGATCGAACCGGTCGTGGTCGCCGGCGCGATCTCGTTGCGACCGGGGCTGCTGTGGACGGAGATGTCGCTCGCGGAGGCCGCCGGGTTCGTCGCGTTCGAGGCCACCCACGGAACTGTCTTTCACGTCCACGTCATCTACTCGTACCTGCTGGTGCTGGTCGGCGGGGCCCTGTTGTTGCGGGTCATCCTCTTCGCGGAGGGGGTCTACCGGACACAGGCCACCGCGCTGTTGATGGCGATGTTCGTCCCGCTCGTCGGGAACGCGCTGTACATCTACGGGTATCTCCCGACGGGCGTCGACCCGACGACCGTCGGGTTCCTGCTCAGCGGACTCGTCATCGCGGGCACGATCCTGCGGGGCCAGTTACTGGAACTCGTCCCGGTCGCCCGACATCTCGCACGCGACGAGATCCTGGAGAACATGGAGGACCGCGTGATCGTCCTCGACGACAACCAGCGGATCGCCGACATCAACCCCGCGGCCGCGGAGCTGCTCGACCGGTCGGAGGCCGCCGCCATCGGGGAACGCGTCGAGACGGTCTTTCCCGATGTGGCCGCGCTACTGGACGGGGGCGCCGACACGCACGTCCAGACGGAACTCTCGCTGGAGACCGACGAGGGCGGCCGGTACTACAACGTCCGGATCTCGCCACTCCGCCGCGTGGGGGGTGCCGTCGCCGGGACGCTGATCAGCCTCCGTGACGTGACCGACAAACGCCAGCAGCGCCAGCGGCTCGAAGTGCTCAACCGTCTGCTCAGACACAATCTCCGCAACGAGATGAACGTCGTCGCGGGCAACGCGGAACTCGTCGAACGCGAACTGGCTGATTCGGACCTCAGTGACCGCCTCGATCGGATCGTCGAGACGGCCACCCGGATCACGGACCAGAGCGACAAGGTCGGGCAGGTCTCGCGCACGTTCGACGAGGACGGGACGGTGACGGTCGACCTCTGTGAGACCGTCGCAAACGAGGTCCGGGACGCTCGCGACCGTTATCCGGGCGCGGAGATCACCGCCGACCTGCCGGCGGACCTGGCCGTCGAGGTCGACCCCGCCATCGCCATCGCGCTCGACGAACTCGTCGCCAACGCCGTCGAACACAACGACAGCGACCACCCGACGGTGACCGTCCGAATCCGGGACGCGGAGGGCTTCGCGGTGCTCTCAGTCGCCGACGACGGCCCGGGGATCGACCCACACGAACTGGCCGTCCTCGAGGAGGGTGAGGAGACGGCGCTCGAACACGGGAGTGGCGTCGGACTCTGGGTCGTCTACTGGACGATCGAGCAGTTCGGCGGGTACCTGGAGTTCGAGAACGACGACCGCGGCTGTACCGTCACGGTGTGGCTCCCGGACGCCGACGAGGAGCCGGACGAACAGCGCTCGGACGGATCGCCCCCGCTCTCCGGGATCAGGCAGGCGCTGGACGCGACGGCGATCGGGTTCTCGGGCGACGACTGATCGGTCTGCCGACACTCACGAGTCCCGTGGTCACCAGTCGATTACCTGTCGGTCGCGCCAGAACTGCCCGCTGGGGGACCCGGGTTCGAACCGTGCGAGCCACGCGGGCGTGTCCGCGCCCTCTTCGGGACTGCGGTCGGCGTCCGGCCCGCCCATCGCCGTGCGGGTCCAGCCCGGACAGGCGGCGTTGGCGACGAGGCCCTGATCGCCGTACTCGGCGTCGAGGTAGGTGGTCAGTGCGTTC
This Halorientalis sp. IM1011 DNA region includes the following protein-coding sequences:
- a CDS encoding histidine kinase N-terminal 7TM domain-containing protein; the encoded protein is MQLQYTPYTAPVFLSAVVGLGVGAFAFQHRERPGAFPLGVFMLGASLWSFAEGMNLAAATLGPKFFWTRMETLFSCAIPIAWLAVVLEYTGNDEWLTPRTIALLLIEPVVVAGAISLRPGLLWTEMSLAEAAGFVAFEATHGTVFHVHVIYSYLLVLVGGALLLRVILFAEGVYRTQATALLMAMFVPLVGNALYIYGYLPTGVDPTTVGFLLSGLVIAGTILRGQLLELVPVARHLARDEILENMEDRVIVLDDNQRIADINPAAAELLDRSEAAAIGERVETVFPDVAALLDGGADTHVQTELSLETDEGGRYYNVRISPLRRVGGAVAGTLISLRDVTDKRQQRQRLEVLNRLLRHNLRNEMNVVAGNAELVERELADSDLSDRLDRIVETATRITDQSDKVGQVSRTFDEDGTVTVDLCETVANEVRDARDRYPGAEITADLPADLAVEVDPAIAIALDELVANAVEHNDSDHPTVTVRIRDAEGFAVLSVADDGPGIDPHELAVLEEGEETALEHGSGVGLWVVYWTIEQFGGYLEFENDDRGCTVTVWLPDADEEPDEQRSDGSPPLSGIRQALDATAIGFSGDD